In Thiospirochaeta perfilievii, a single window of DNA contains:
- a CDS encoding glycosyltransferase family 4 protein — protein MFDLSKTRILYLTAGEIPSKKNLIYSQVIKMAMKVKELEVFDDVCLFSFIPIRTILASYLRKRPASFKWYKDLNLKANWARSLMVIDSVFAHFFKDMIIEADTKKLIKKYSFVEGFSYIIHCRSYIATDIALKVCEKFPDINIKVLFDMRSILPPELYYSMGKLGDFFFVKSKIWERELLMRSDLSLLTTDRGIEYIKLESPFVNLKKINILGFDTDFNNDADKIFEHRWNAKNISYIGSIGLWHPLKMIENSLIYINNKIQNCHVSIVSSQTIETNISISQKNHDEIMDYYNTLLAIVIPGKAPTTYFDTMQMSINLFSTKASEALSMGVPIIVNETIVEVANLVRKNNCGIVFRINKNHEIIIEDNVLSKINNKDFWYELTKNAHELGTNYTFKKTLDTYLEYYKNIDGA, from the coding sequence ATGTTTGATTTAAGTAAAACACGAATATTATATTTAACTGCTGGAGAGATTCCTTCAAAAAAGAATCTTATATATTCTCAAGTAATAAAAATGGCTATGAAAGTTAAAGAATTAGAGGTTTTTGATGATGTTTGTCTTTTTTCATTCATACCGATAAGAACAATATTAGCTTCCTATTTAAGAAAAAGACCTGCTTCCTTCAAATGGTATAAAGATTTAAATTTGAAAGCAAATTGGGCTAGGTCACTAATGGTTATTGATAGTGTATTTGCCCATTTTTTTAAAGACATGATTATAGAGGCAGATACTAAAAAATTAATAAAAAAATATAGTTTTGTTGAAGGTTTTTCATATATCATTCATTGCCGAAGTTATATTGCTACTGATATTGCCTTAAAAGTATGTGAAAAGTTTCCTGATATAAATATAAAAGTTTTATTTGATATGAGAAGTATACTACCACCTGAATTGTATTATTCTATGGGTAAACTAGGAGACTTTTTCTTTGTCAAATCAAAGATATGGGAACGAGAACTTTTAATGCGTTCAGATTTATCCTTGTTAACTACTGATAGAGGAATTGAATATATTAAACTTGAATCGCCTTTTGTTAATCTGAAGAAGATAAATATTCTAGGATTTGACACTGATTTTAATAATGATGCAGATAAAATATTTGAACATCGCTGGAACGCAAAAAATATATCTTATATAGGTTCTATTGGATTATGGCATCCTTTAAAGATGATAGAAAATTCATTGATTTATATTAATAATAAAATTCAAAATTGTCATGTTAGTATAGTTTCAAGCCAAACCATTGAGACAAATATATCAATTTCACAAAAAAATCATGATGAAATAATGGACTATTACAATACTCTGTTAGCAATAGTTATTCCAGGGAAAGCTCCTACTACATATTTTGATACAATGCAAATGAGTATAAATTTGTTTTCTACTAAAGCATCAGAAGCTCTTAGTATGGGTGTACCAATAATTGTTAATGAAACAATTGTTGAGGTAGCAAATCTTGTAAGAAAAAACAATTGCGGGATTGTTTTTAGAATAAATAAAAATCACGAAATAATTATAGAAGATAATGTTCTCAGTAAGATAAATAATAAAGATTTTTGGTACGAATTGACGAAGAATGCTCATGAATTAGGTACGAATTATACTTTCAAAAAAACTTTAGATACTTATCTAGAATATTATAAAAATATTGATGGAGCATAA
- a CDS encoding lipopolysaccharide biosynthesis protein → MINRNKNFLESLLTFSLGPFISALLGFLFIPLTTKLISPVEYGKGSFFITIVNLISLVIILGLDQSYVRFFNESNDKKKLLYNSVFIPILLSVLIGFCLILFWKPLSIFLFSESDFYIMFLLSVSLLFSILLRFSSLVIRMKEKGSLFSIFTIVNKIVLILVLFLWAKYVSDRMIAVVMSYVISLFVIFFLQILVEKKEWNFDHFTPSLDEQKAILKFGLPLIVSGGLMWVLNSMDKIALRAWSDFEELGLYSNAFRIAGLLTVIQTSFTTFWIPTSYRWYTEKVDYNKFNKVSEILTLVLTLVFILIVWLKGFFRFFIDESYYDSIAMVSFLLFMPLMYTLSETTGLGISFSKKSWLSILVALIASSTNIVGNYILVPRLGGIGASISTGLSFIVFFWARTIISNRLMKLVKIKLQIIATCIMLLFACFSYGNSEFIELSKIALPLIVIVSIILIYKIKYKGLQTNV, encoded by the coding sequence TTGATAAATAGAAATAAGAATTTTTTAGAAAGTTTACTGACATTTTCTTTAGGCCCTTTTATCTCGGCTTTACTAGGATTTTTGTTTATACCGTTAACAACAAAACTTATATCACCAGTCGAATATGGTAAAGGATCATTTTTTATAACAATAGTAAATTTGATTAGCTTAGTTATTATATTAGGTCTAGATCAATCTTATGTTAGGTTTTTTAATGAGAGTAATGATAAAAAAAAACTTTTGTATAATTCTGTTTTCATCCCAATACTACTTTCAGTTTTAATAGGTTTTTGTTTGATCCTTTTTTGGAAACCTTTGTCAATATTTTTATTTAGTGAATCTGATTTTTATATAATGTTTCTGCTATCAGTTAGTTTGCTTTTTTCAATTCTTTTAAGGTTTTCATCCCTTGTAATAAGAATGAAAGAAAAAGGATCTCTGTTTTCAATCTTTACAATAGTTAATAAAATTGTCCTTATACTTGTATTGTTTTTATGGGCAAAGTATGTATCAGACAGAATGATCGCTGTTGTTATGTCTTATGTCATATCGTTATTTGTTATATTTTTTTTACAAATACTTGTAGAAAAAAAAGAATGGAATTTTGATCATTTTACCCCCAGTTTAGATGAACAAAAGGCTATCTTAAAATTTGGACTGCCACTTATTGTTAGCGGTGGATTAATGTGGGTGTTAAATTCAATGGATAAAATCGCTCTAAGAGCTTGGTCTGATTTTGAAGAACTAGGATTATATTCAAATGCTTTTAGAATAGCTGGATTATTAACAGTGATTCAGACTTCTTTTACAACATTCTGGATCCCAACAAGTTATCGTTGGTACACTGAGAAGGTAGATTATAATAAATTTAATAAAGTCAGTGAAATTTTGACATTAGTATTGACTTTAGTATTTATATTAATAGTTTGGTTAAAAGGATTTTTTAGATTTTTTATAGATGAAAGTTATTATGATTCAATTGCGATGGTATCTTTTTTGCTTTTCATGCCATTGATGTATACATTATCCGAAACAACAGGGCTTGGCATATCTTTTTCAAAGAAGTCTTGGTTATCAATTTTGGTTGCTCTAATTGCTTCCAGTACAAATATTGTAGGTAATTATATTTTAGTTCCTAGACTAGGTGGTATAGGTGCATCAATTAGTACCGGGCTATCATTTATTGTTTTTTTCTGGGCTAGAACTATAATTTCTAATCGTCTAATGAAACTAGTGAAAATAAAGTTACAAATTATTGCAACGTGTATAATGTTACTATTTGCTTGTTTTTCATACGGAAATAGTGAGTTTATAGAACTATCCAAGATCGCTTTACCCCTTATTGTTATAGTCTCTATAATTCTGATATATAAAATAAAATATAAAGGATTACAAACAAATGTTTGA